A single genomic interval of Homo sapiens chromosome 7, GRCh38.p14 Primary Assembly harbors:
- the NPTX2 gene encoding neuronal pentraxin-2 precursor, producing MLALLAASVALAVAAGAQDSPAPGSRFVCTALPPEAVHAGCPLPAMPMQGGAQSPEEELRAAVLQLRETVVQQKETLGAQREAIRELTGKLARCEGLAGGKARGAGATGKDTMGDLPRDPGHVVEQLSRSLQTLKDRLESLEHQLRANVSNAGLPGDFREVLQQRLGELERQLLRKVAELEDEKSLLHNETSAHRQKTESTLNALLQRVTELERGNSAFKSPDAFKVSLPLRTNYLYGKIKKTLPELYAFTICLWLRSSASPGIGTPFSYAVPGQANEIVLIEWGNNPIELLINDKVAQLPLFVSDGKWHHICVTWTTRDGMWEAFQDGEKLGTGENLAPWHPIKPGGVLILGQEQDTVGGRFDATQAFVGELSQFNIWDRVLRAQEIVNIANCSTNMPGNIIPWVDNNVDVFGGASKWPVETCEERLLDL from the exons ATGCTGGCGCTGCTGGCCGCCAGCGTGGCGCTCGCCGTGGCCGCTGGGGCCCAGGACAGCCCGGCGCCCGGTAGCCGCTTCGTGTGCACGGCACTGCCCCCAGAGGCGGTGCACGCCGGCTGCCCGCTGCCCGCGATGCCCATGCAGGGCGGCGCGCAGAGTCCCGAGGAGGAGCTGAGGGCCGCGGTGCTGCAGCTGCGCGAGACCGTCGTGCAGCAGAAGGAGACGCTGGGCGCGCAGCGCGAGGCCATCCGCGAGCTCACGGGCAAGCTAGCGCGCTGCGAGGGGCTGGCGGGCGGCAAGGCGCGCGGCGCGGGGGCCACGGGCAAGGACACTATGGGCGACCTGCCGCGGGACCCCGGCCACGTCGTGGAGCAGCTCAGCCGCTCGCTGCAGACCCTCAAGGACCGCCTGGAGAGCCTCGAG CACCAGCTCAGAGCAAACGTGTCCAATGCTGGGCTGCCCGGCGACTTCCGCGAGGTGCTCCAGCAGCGGCTGGGGGAGCTGGAGAGGCAGCTTCTGCGCaaggtggcagagctggaggaCGAGAAGTCCCTGCTGCACAATGAGACCTCGGCTCACCGGCAGAAGACCGAGAGCACCCTGAACGCGCTGCTGCAGAGGGTCACCGAGCTGGAGCGAG GCAATAGCGCCTTTAAGTCACCAGATGCGTTCAAGGTGTCCCTCCCACTCCGCACAAACTACCTATACGGCAAGATCAAGAAGACGCTGCCTGAGCTGTACGCCTTCACCATCTGCCTGTGGCTGCGGTCCAGCGCCTCACCAGGCATTGGCACCCCCTTCTCCTATGCGGTGCCAGGGCAGGCCAACGAGATCGTGCTGATCGAGTGGGGCAACAACCCCATCGAGCTGCTCATCAACGACAAG GTTGCGCAGCTGCCCCTGTTTGTCAGTGACGGCAAGTGGCACCACATCTGTGTCACCTGGACGACACGGGATGGCATGTGGGAGGCATTCCAGGACGGAGAGAAGCTGGGCACTGGGGAGAACCTGGCCCCCTGGCACCCCATCAAGCCCGGGGGCGTGCTGATCCTTGGACAAGAGCAG GACACCGTGGGGGGTAGGTTTGATGCCACTCAGGCATTTGTCGGGGAGCTCAGCCAGTTCAACATATGGGACCGCGTCCTTCGCGCACAAGAAATTGTCAACATCGCCAACTGCTCCACAAACATGCCGGGCAACATCATCCCGTGGGTGGACAATAACGTCGATGTGTTCGGAGGGGCCTCCAAGTGGCCCGTGGAGACGTGTGAGGAGCGTCTCCTTGACTTGTAG